In Chryseobacterium gleum, a single genomic region encodes these proteins:
- a CDS encoding VanZ family protein, with protein MLKKIYKIIIVPYTLLLLYLMFLGMGRFQYDENLITIEPVLSTIKFIQGPNKTIDIVKIVLGNIIMFIPFGFLGWIIPELKKLKPLIFGFISCIVIVEALQYFTRMGIFEVDDIILNTFGVYLGWEFCRMIEKRFSY; from the coding sequence ATGTTAAAGAAAATATATAAAATCATTATTGTTCCGTATACACTTTTGCTGCTTTACCTGATGTTTTTGGGGATGGGCAGATTTCAGTATGATGAAAATTTAATTACCATAGAACCTGTTTTATCAACGATAAAATTTATCCAGGGCCCGAATAAGACTATAGATATTGTGAAGATTGTTTTGGGCAATATTATTATGTTTATCCCTTTTGGATTTCTTGGGTGGATAATTCCTGAACTGAAAAAACTGAAACCATTGATATTTGGTTTTATCTCATGTATCGTTATTGTGGAAGCACTTCAATATTTTACAAGAATGGGAATATTTGAGGTAGATGATATCATCCTGAATACTTTTGGGGTGTATCTGGGATGGGAGTTTTGCAGGATGATTGAAAAGAGATTTAGCTATTAA
- the rpmB gene encoding 50S ribosomal protein L28: protein MSRICQITGKRAMVGNNVSHANNKTKRRFEINLLEKKFYLPEQDKHVTLKVSAHGLRVINKIGIEEAIERATRNGLIKKN, encoded by the coding sequence ATGTCAAGAATTTGCCAAATAACAGGAAAGCGTGCAATGGTTGGTAACAACGTTTCTCACGCTAATAACAAAACGAAGCGTCGTTTTGAAATTAACTTATTAGAGAAGAAGTTTTACCTTCCGGAGCAAGATAAGCACGTAACACTGAAAGTATCAGCTCATGGATTGAGAGTGATTAACAAGATTGGAATCGAGGAAGCTATTGAAAGAGCTACTAGAAACGGATTGATTAAAAAGAATTAA
- a CDS encoding RidA family protein — protein MKKILVLACTATFLFSFSQKKMNPAEYKSSPKVFDIKGLSQSVSIDCGSSRMILLSGQVPLDLEGKLVGNTIEEQTQQVFRNIENILNEYGATGKDIIKMVIYTTDIKKTPEFRKVRDLYVNLQNPPVSSLVEVSRLFRDDVLIEVEATAVIKNK, from the coding sequence ATGAAAAAGATACTTGTTCTGGCCTGCACAGCAACTTTTCTATTTTCATTCAGTCAGAAAAAAATGAATCCTGCAGAATATAAAAGTTCGCCGAAAGTTTTCGACATAAAAGGGCTCTCACAGTCAGTAAGCATTGACTGCGGAAGTTCCAGAATGATTTTGTTATCCGGACAGGTGCCTCTGGATCTGGAAGGGAAACTTGTTGGAAATACTATTGAAGAGCAGACACAGCAGGTTTTCAGAAATATTGAAAACATTCTGAATGAGTATGGAGCTACGGGAAAAGATATTATCAAAATGGTAATCTATACCACAGATATCAAAAAAACACCTGAATTCAGAAAAGTAAGGGATTTGTATGTCAACCTTCAAAATCCTCCTGTAAGCAGCCTTGTGGAAGTGAGCAGACTTTTCAGAGATGATGTGCTTATAGAGGTAGAAGCCACAGCAGTGATTAAAAATAAATAA
- a CDS encoding DUF4295 domain-containing protein, translating to MAKKVVATLQSGQSKKMTKVVKMVKSSKSGAYVFEEKVMNADEVDGYLKK from the coding sequence ATGGCAAAGAAAGTAGTAGCAACCCTACAAAGCGGTCAGTCTAAAAAGATGACTAAAGTGGTGAAAATGGTTAAGTCTTCTAAATCAGGAGCTTACGTTTTCGAAGAAAAAGTAATGAATGCTGATGAAGTAGATGGTTATTTGAAAAAATAA
- a CDS encoding T9SS type A sorting domain-containing protein, translating to MKRIYIFCSMLPISLMAQNFTEIQTGMNNFYYSAADVADIDNNGTLDIVVNGAIDSDGDGNVDSTYNEVYQNNGTTLLPFTGLGGDVTHLGDIKFIDYNNDGLMDIISTGLSYMDVVNYKQYRFKNTGAGFIKEEELPGKIYVSLEVFDFNHDGKPDYALNGTQYAHGGGFGNSLDYYKNTGNDFVMTENWVDGTQNGSFKVVDLNNDNLLDLVIIGSDINGDAVSKVYMNQNGILVPTQELPPVAVGKIDFADFNADGFQDIVMIGRDINDEGYFAVLMNDGTGTLTPQVILENDISDMALSVGDLNNDGYYDFIISGNKNYNAVVKTYLYNVSDNQFNEGTVTGITELGGPGLVQLFDFNNDHHLDILLGGFDWSASDLPSLTKVFKNTSTSVNAKPAAPTQLNLTRNGNRFNFTWSGASDDKTPVNALRYEISVGSAEGAHDIARYVVTTPSWFLELDPAIQNVYWSVKSIDASKVYSDASTQNFLGTAEIRSEKKLMIYPNPASDKVYIKGEKVSEAEMYSMDGRKLNISVNGDQSVDVSHLPKGVYLLKLKIKNEITTRKLTIK from the coding sequence ATGAAGAGGATTTATATTTTTTGTTCTATGCTGCCCATATCCCTGATGGCTCAGAATTTTACGGAGATACAAACGGGCATGAATAATTTTTATTATTCAGCGGCTGATGTTGCAGATATAGACAACAACGGGACATTGGATATTGTGGTGAATGGAGCGATAGATTCTGATGGCGATGGGAATGTAGACAGTACCTATAATGAAGTATATCAGAATAATGGAACTACATTACTGCCGTTTACAGGACTGGGAGGAGATGTAACGCATCTGGGAGATATTAAGTTCATTGATTATAATAATGACGGGCTGATGGATATTATTTCCACAGGGCTCAGCTATATGGATGTTGTTAATTATAAACAATACCGGTTCAAAAATACCGGAGCAGGATTTATAAAAGAGGAAGAATTGCCAGGTAAGATTTACGTTTCTCTGGAAGTTTTTGATTTTAATCATGACGGAAAACCTGATTATGCCCTTAATGGAACTCAATATGCGCACGGCGGAGGTTTCGGAAACAGCCTTGATTATTATAAAAACACAGGCAATGATTTTGTCATGACGGAAAACTGGGTGGATGGGACCCAGAATGGAAGTTTTAAAGTAGTAGATCTTAACAATGATAATCTACTGGATCTTGTGATTATCGGGTCGGATATCAATGGAGACGCAGTATCTAAAGTATATATGAATCAAAATGGAATTCTTGTACCTACACAGGAACTTCCTCCCGTAGCCGTAGGAAAAATAGATTTTGCGGACTTTAATGCTGATGGCTTTCAGGATATTGTAATGATTGGAAGAGATATAAATGACGAAGGATATTTTGCTGTTCTGATGAATGACGGAACGGGTACACTGACCCCACAGGTAATTCTGGAGAATGATATTTCAGATATGGCATTAAGTGTCGGGGATTTAAATAATGACGGGTATTACGATTTTATCATTTCAGGAAATAAGAATTACAATGCTGTTGTGAAAACGTATCTGTATAATGTTTCCGATAACCAATTTAATGAGGGAACAGTAACCGGAATTACCGAACTGGGAGGTCCGGGACTGGTGCAGCTTTTTGATTTTAATAATGATCATCACCTGGATATTTTGTTGGGTGGATTTGATTGGTCTGCATCTGATCTGCCTTCACTGACGAAAGTTTTTAAAAATACTTCTACATCAGTCAATGCGAAACCTGCAGCTCCGACTCAATTGAATCTGACCAGAAACGGTAACCGGTTCAATTTTACATGGAGTGGTGCATCAGATGATAAAACCCCGGTGAATGCGCTGCGCTATGAAATTTCGGTAGGTTCTGCAGAGGGTGCCCATGATATTGCCAGATATGTAGTCACAACACCATCATGGTTTCTGGAGCTTGATCCGGCTATTCAGAATGTATACTGGAGCGTAAAATCTATTGATGCCTCAAAGGTGTATTCTGATGCTTCCACACAGAATTTTCTGGGAACAGCAGAAATCAGATCGGAAAAAAAGCTGATGATCTATCCCAACCCTGCATCAGATAAAGTTTATATCAAAGGGGAGAAGGTTTCAGAAGCGGAAATGTATTCAATGGATGGAAGAAAACTTAATATCAGTGTAAATGGAGATCAGTCTGTGGATGTTTCTCATTTACCCAAAGGAGTATATCTATTAAAACTGAAGATAAAAAACGAAATAACCACCAGAAAGCTTACGATTAAGTAA
- the proC gene encoding pyrroline-5-carboxylate reductase: MKIAILGAGNMGLSFSKSFLKYELIKPEHLHLIIRNQEKITKIAEEFPKSKISTFEEVKDIDADLIIIAVKPQDFQTVAQNIQFTLKENQMVLSIMAGINIEKIQKLLNHPLVVRAMPNSPTLLGMGITGYTAANGISFSQLINIERLLNSTGRSVYLEDEELLDGVTALSGSGPAYFYYIIDAMIKAGIEMGIEENLSKLFVKQTMLGAYHLINNSEKNLEELIKDVASKGGTTEAALKTFDENSFKEILKQGILNAEKRAKELNS; encoded by the coding sequence ATGAAAATAGCGATTCTTGGAGCCGGAAATATGGGACTTTCCTTTTCAAAATCATTTCTGAAATATGAACTGATCAAGCCTGAACACCTTCATCTGATTATCAGAAATCAGGAAAAAATCACCAAAATAGCTGAAGAATTCCCCAAATCTAAAATTTCCACTTTCGAAGAAGTAAAAGACATTGATGCGGATTTAATCATCATTGCTGTAAAACCCCAGGACTTCCAGACGGTTGCGCAAAATATTCAGTTTACTTTAAAAGAAAACCAGATGGTTTTATCCATCATGGCCGGAATTAATATTGAAAAAATCCAAAAGCTCCTGAATCACCCGCTGGTTGTAAGAGCCATGCCGAACTCTCCTACTCTTCTGGGTATGGGAATTACCGGGTATACCGCTGCCAACGGAATTTCTTTCAGTCAGTTAATCAATATTGAAAGATTATTGAACAGTACCGGAAGATCAGTTTATCTGGAAGACGAAGAGCTTCTGGACGGTGTCACGGCCCTTTCAGGAAGCGGTCCTGCTTATTTTTATTACATTATTGATGCCATGATCAAGGCAGGTATTGAAATGGGCATTGAAGAAAACCTTTCCAAACTTTTTGTAAAGCAGACCATGCTGGGCGCTTATCATTTAATCAATAACTCAGAAAAGAATCTTGAGGAACTTATTAAAGATGTTGCATCCAAAGGAGGAACTACTGAAGCTGCTTTAAAAACTTTTGATGAAAACAGTTTCAAAGAAATTCTGAAACAGGGAATTCTGAATGCTGAAAAACGGGCGAAAGAACTTAATAGCTAA
- the lnt gene encoding apolipoprotein N-acyltransferase: MKYVLLTLISAMLLSVSWPTYGVPFFIFFALVPLMMMEHGVSKFSDYKRKSWVVFGLSYLCFVIWNVVTTGWLYGSKNPDGSHSLMAVLFPVLVNSLLYSLVFQCYHWYKNAQGTYWGLGFLIAIWMSFEKFHLGWELTWPWLNLGNVFSEYPKLIQWYDTLGATGGSFWILLANVLIFYTVRTWEAGRKRKDLIKNSAIIVALIALPMIISVIKYNTFDEKPAGQVNVLMLQPDLDPYAEKYSKDSLTIEQDLLALAEKNSAGKIDYYIAPETALPGRGSISETAFEKSLLLNNIKGFLSNHPGSVFATGISSHRFYYNPADLPKEAYQINGGVWVSSYNTAIQLVPNQKVQVYHKGKLVPGVEIFPYMNVLKPLLGDAMLNLGGTVASLGTDKERVAFSNPYNKGKLAPIICYESIYGEFVTDYVKKGANFLGIMTNDSWWGVTEGHKQLLSYAKLRAIETRREIARAANSGISAHINAKGEVTADTFYGDQTALFAKVNLYDTMTFYTRAGDLLSRFSIFALGFLLFYYLIEWFKKKTKKV, translated from the coding sequence ATGAAATACGTTCTGCTTACACTTATTTCAGCAATGCTGCTGTCGGTTTCATGGCCAACTTACGGGGTTCCGTTTTTTATATTTTTCGCTCTTGTTCCTCTGATGATGATGGAGCATGGTGTTTCAAAATTTTCGGATTATAAAAGAAAAAGCTGGGTGGTCTTCGGATTATCTTACTTATGTTTCGTGATCTGGAATGTAGTTACTACGGGATGGCTGTATGGCTCAAAGAATCCTGACGGAAGCCACTCTCTGATGGCGGTTTTATTTCCGGTACTGGTAAATTCACTTTTATATTCTTTGGTGTTTCAATGCTATCACTGGTATAAAAATGCTCAAGGTACCTATTGGGGATTGGGATTTCTGATTGCCATCTGGATGAGCTTTGAAAAATTCCATCTGGGATGGGAATTAACATGGCCCTGGCTGAACCTTGGCAACGTATTCTCTGAATACCCGAAACTGATCCAGTGGTATGACACATTGGGAGCAACCGGAGGAAGTTTCTGGATTCTTTTAGCTAATGTCCTGATTTTTTATACAGTAAGAACCTGGGAAGCAGGAAGAAAGAGAAAAGACCTGATTAAAAACTCGGCGATCATTGTGGCTTTAATTGCTCTGCCGATGATTATCTCGGTCATTAAATACAATACTTTTGATGAAAAGCCAGCCGGTCAGGTTAATGTCCTGATGCTGCAGCCGGACCTCGATCCTTATGCTGAAAAATATTCAAAAGACAGTCTCACCATAGAACAGGATTTATTAGCCCTTGCTGAAAAAAATTCCGCGGGTAAGATTGATTATTATATTGCACCGGAAACAGCACTGCCCGGAAGAGGTTCTATTTCCGAAACAGCTTTTGAAAAAAGTTTACTACTCAACAATATTAAAGGATTTTTATCCAACCATCCGGGATCTGTTTTTGCCACAGGAATTTCGTCGCACCGTTTTTATTATAATCCTGCTGACTTACCTAAAGAGGCATATCAGATCAATGGTGGTGTTTGGGTAAGCAGCTATAATACTGCCATTCAGCTTGTCCCTAACCAAAAAGTACAGGTTTACCACAAAGGGAAGTTGGTACCAGGTGTTGAAATATTTCCTTATATGAATGTTTTAAAACCTTTGTTAGGAGATGCGATGCTGAATCTGGGAGGAACTGTGGCTTCTTTGGGAACAGATAAAGAAAGAGTGGCTTTTTCAAATCCTTACAACAAAGGAAAGCTGGCACCTATCATCTGTTATGAAAGCATTTATGGTGAATTTGTAACAGATTATGTAAAAAAAGGAGCTAATTTCTTAGGAATTATGACCAACGACTCCTGGTGGGGAGTAACAGAGGGACACAAACAGCTTTTATCTTATGCTAAACTGAGAGCCATTGAAACAAGAAGGGAAATTGCCCGTGCTGCCAACAGTGGAATTTCAGCGCATATTAATGCAAAGGGAGAGGTCACTGCCGATACTTTCTATGGTGACCAGACAGCCTTATTTGCAAAGGTAAATCTATATGATACCATGACGTTTTATACGAGAGCGGGAGACCTTCTTTCAAGGTTTTCCATATTTGCATTAGGATTCTTATTGTTTTACTACCTGATTGAATGGTTTAAAAAGAAAACAAAGAAAGTGTAA
- the murB gene encoding UDP-N-acetylmuramate dehydrogenase, giving the protein MQENFSLKPYNTFGVDARARYFTEVNTIDELKEALIFAKNQSLQLLFLGGGSNILLTKDFEGLAIRLNLKGISEESINENEVWVTAKAGENWHEFVMYCLEKNYGGLENLSLIPGNVGTSPMQNIGAYGTEIKDIFVSCQVLDLENSELTTFNLEQCRFGYRDSVFKQEGKGRYVILEVTFNLTQKNHHIKTEYGAIQSELENLGIENPTIQDVSRAVINIRQSKLPDPKEIGNAGSFFKNPTIPLAQFEALKQKFENIQGYPNGDMVKVPAGWLIEQCGWKGKQIGNVASHKLQSLVIINATGNATGKEIFDFSTEIINSVKEKFGIELEREVNII; this is encoded by the coding sequence ATGCAGGAAAATTTTTCATTAAAGCCTTATAACACATTTGGTGTTGATGCCCGGGCCCGGTATTTTACTGAAGTCAATACGATTGATGAATTAAAAGAGGCGCTTATTTTCGCAAAAAACCAATCTCTTCAGCTTCTGTTTTTAGGAGGCGGAAGCAATATTTTACTGACTAAAGACTTTGAAGGTCTTGCCATCAGATTAAATTTAAAAGGAATTTCGGAGGAAAGCATCAATGAAAATGAAGTATGGGTAACCGCAAAAGCAGGTGAAAACTGGCATGAATTTGTGATGTATTGCCTGGAAAAGAATTACGGCGGACTGGAAAATCTTTCATTGATTCCCGGAAATGTGGGTACTTCTCCAATGCAGAATATTGGAGCTTACGGAACAGAAATAAAAGACATTTTTGTCAGCTGTCAGGTATTGGATCTGGAGAATTCTGAGCTTACAACTTTCAATCTTGAACAATGCAGGTTTGGTTACAGAGACTCTGTTTTCAAACAGGAAGGGAAAGGCAGATATGTTATTCTGGAGGTAACTTTTAATCTCACCCAAAAAAATCACCATATCAAAACGGAATATGGTGCCATCCAATCCGAACTGGAAAACCTTGGCATTGAAAATCCAACTATTCAGGATGTTTCCAGGGCAGTCATCAATATCAGACAAAGTAAATTGCCGGATCCTAAAGAAATCGGGAATGCCGGAAGCTTTTTCAAAAACCCAACGATTCCTCTGGCCCAATTTGAAGCATTGAAACAAAAATTTGAAAATATCCAGGGCTATCCAAACGGAGATATGGTAAAAGTTCCTGCCGGATGGCTGATTGAGCAATGTGGATGGAAGGGAAAACAGATCGGGAATGTTGCTTCACACAAATTACAATCTCTCGTGATCATCAATGCAACCGGAAACGCTACAGGAAAAGAGATTTTTGATTTTTCTACGGAAATTATCAATTCTGTAAAGGAGAAGTTCGGGATAGAGCTTGAGCGGGAAGTAAATATTATTTAA
- the rpmG gene encoding 50S ribosomal protein L33: MAKKGNRVQVILECTEHKESGMPGMSRYISTKNKKNTTERLELKKYNPVLKRSTIHKEIK; the protein is encoded by the coding sequence ATGGCAAAAAAAGGAAATAGAGTTCAAGTAATCCTTGAATGCACAGAGCACAAAGAAAGTGGTATGCCAGGAATGTCTAGATACATTTCTACAAAAAATAAAAAGAACACTACAGAGAGATTGGAATTGAAAAAATACAATCCTGTTCTTAAGAGATCTACCATTCACAAAGAAATTAAGTAA